From the genome of Ptychodera flava strain L36383 chromosome 20, AS_Pfla_20210202, whole genome shotgun sequence, one region includes:
- the LOC139119577 gene encoding calcium-activated chloride channel regulator 2-like produces the protein MYTLRDNGAGADVTKEDGIYSMYFTDFNGTGRYSAKVEVVNDGKSTVVSPSKVTGFGSPIDPNVDSGDEDDTVPEDVSTGSFQRIATGGSLTCNSTECTYAAYRDFYPPARIDDLSVLRKNSDKGQVTFQFTAPGDDLDQGNATSYEFRVHQDFKTMLREFNKTDLVNHEMVIEGDLLAPKPAGQTEEFTIEIKAKIGEK, from the exons ATGTACACACTTCGCGATAACGGAGCAGGTGCAGATGTAACCAAAGAAGATGGGATTTATTCCATGTACTTCACGGACTTTAACGGAACTGGCAGATACAGCGCCAAG GTCGAAGTGGTAAACGACGGGAAATCAACCGTGGTGAGTCCAAGCAAGGTAACTGGATTCGGATCACCGATTGACCCAAACGTTGACAGCGGTGACGAAGACGATACAGTACCTGAAGATGTCTCAACAGGGTCTTTCCAAAGAATAGCCACTGGAGGAAGCCTTACCTGTAATAGCACTGAATGCACAT ATGCCGCGTATAGAGACTTCTACCCGCCAGCAAGAATTGACGATTTGAGTGTTCTCAGGAAGAATTCCGACAAAGGTCAGGTGACTTTTCAGTTCACAGCACCAGGTGATGATCTGGATCAAGGAAATG CTACCAGCTACGAATTCAGGGTACACCAGGACTTTAAAACGATGCTGCGTGAGTTTAATAAGACCGACCTGGTGAATCACGAGATGGTCATTGAAGGTGATCTTTTGGCGCCAAAACCGGCTGGTCAGACTGAAGAATTTACCATCGAGATAAAGGCCAAAATAGGTGAGAAGTGA